One Artemia franciscana chromosome 7, ASM3288406v1, whole genome shotgun sequence DNA segment encodes these proteins:
- the LOC136029458 gene encoding uncharacterized protein LOC136029458 isoform X2: MNLCLLCKQIVFELFKSSLIHLDPFCKPSLNLTRSDKNSQIQEPSSSGLKSDNEQIVIYLEEGETSDIKLEKAEVEVLVRQNLAHVSIRSGRRSEVWDRFGSILVEGRRVKNYVGCVQCKKVYYYDNSHWYGTSTLKRHKCRAQTDKCDYLDVKIMTLQRVQPVEMNPVPVIVRTNTVQPVQEVTNDLQNFMDDDVQRTSATDVQGEDMPITPAEEEALEVEKKLVIFAAENLITGSLSKQKSFRDLIHSFIELSSTNSVGAVREILQRYDRLDNVLQVLSSEQHSLLLRKIKESGSLALSLHVDLCGSLAYVTMCASAISSARYSGLSYIPLRFVALANNGNIQENVKQFFYEAIESEGIADVRRVVITNLPELFERKLRTEKIVECVQTSLENVVNVILTGSGKLVTDQVEVARDIAVKVELLNLNSKLTRAIRNPGNKWLNILETLQAILENEAILRRHLKECYKEECFAGFSRESAEDILDFFQIFKDASSKLDLSIYPNSHSVFLWKHKLLQHSTPRLGDSEIKTELRLCAKTAIKNHFLVGKFYKMSTVLHPAFKSLRKMPIDPTERLEIFEELRLLCEDKISENTSVKGRKRTNEDFEEYLDSPMKAGNNEFDRYLSEEAKLVSTSGYQVLDHWRCRKDQYPGLYQIVTMLWALPTMAIPMPEQLKHCKRNESYIINMFTLYLSRKLDVCQNGWQCSTVVNSNDHLQ; the protein is encoded by the exons ATAGTTTTTGAGTTGTTCAAATCCAGCTTAATTCATTTAGATCCTTTTTGCAAACCATCACTCAATTTGACACGTAGTGACAAAAATTCACAAATCCAAGAACCGTCGAGCAGTGGTCTTAAATCAGACAACGAACAGATTGTCATTTATCTTGAAGAAGGAGAAACAAGCGATATTAAGTTAGAAAAGGCAGAGGTCGAAGTACTTGTTCGGCAAAATCTTGCTCATGTCTCAATTAGAAGTGGACGACGAAGTGAAGTTTGGGACCGTTTCGGTTCCATTTTAGTTGAAGGCAGGAGAGTTAAAAACTATGTTGGGTGTGTCCAATGTAAAAAAGTGTACTATTACGATAATTCCCATTGGTACGGCACTTCTACCTTGAAAAGGCACAAGTGCAGAGCACAGACGGACAAGTGTGACTATTTAGATGTTAAAATCATGACATTACAAAGGGTACAACCCGTTGAAATGAACCCGGTGCCAGTTATTGTTAGAACTAACACAGTTCAACCAGTCCAAGAAGTAACAAATgatttgcaaaattttatgGATGACGATGTGCAGAGAACGTCTGCGACAGATGTCCAAGGCGAAGACATGCCGATTACTCCAGCTGAAGAAGAAGCATTGGAAGTTGAAAAGAAACTCGTGATTTTTGCAGCAGAAAATTTGATTACAG GTTCTTTAAGTAAGCAGAAAAGCTTCCGCGATTTGATACATTCCTTCATTGAATTAAGCAGCACAAATAGCGTCGGTGCAGTGCGAGAGATTCTGCAGCGGTATGACAGGCTGGATAATGTCCTTCAAGTGCTTTCATCAGAGCAGCATTCACTCCTTTTACGGAAGATAAAAGAATCTGGTTCTCTTGCTCTGTCATTGCATGTTGACCTTTGCGGATCTTTAGCCTATGTTACTATGTGTGCCAGTGCAATTTCGTCGGCTAGGTATAGTGGTCTTTCGTATATTCCCTTACGTTTTGTCGCCCTCGCTAATAATGGGAATATACAAGAGAATGTGAAACAATTCTTCTATGAGGCAATAGAGAGCGAAGGGATTGCTGACGTAAGACGCGTAGTTATCACTAATCTTCCAGAATTATTTGAACGAAAGTTGCGAACAGAAAAAATTGTTGAATGTGTGCAAACATCTCTTGAAAACGTTGTCAATGTAATATTAACTGGATCAGGAAAGTTAGTCACAGACCAAGTAGAAGTTGCGCGCGACATCGCAGTCAAAGTTGAACTATTAAATTTGAACTCGAAATTAACCAGAGCTATCCGCAATCCCGGCAACAAATGGCTAAACATCTTAGAAACTTTGCAGGCAATTCTAGAAAATGAGGCTATTCTCAGAAGGCATTTAAAAGAATGCTACAAAGAAGAGTGTTTTGCTGGTTTTAGTAGAGAATCTGCAGAagatattcttgattttttccaaattttcaaagatGCGAGCAGCAAACTTGACCTGTCAATCTATCCAAATTCACATAGTGTATTTCTCTGGAAGCACAAATTATTGCAGCACTCTACTCCCAGATTGGGTGACTCCGAAATAAAAACAGAGCTGCGTCTTTGCGCCAAAACGGCCATTAAGAATCACTTCCTTGTAGgaaagttttataaaatgtcTACTGTACTTCATCCGGCATTCAAGAGTCTACGGAAAATGCCTATAGATCCAACAGAACGCCtagaaatatttgaagaatTGAGACTCCTCTGCGAAGATAAAATAAGTGAGAATACCTCAGTTAAAGGAAGAAAGAGAACAAATGAAGATTTCGAAGAATATTTGGACAGCCCTATGAAAGCTGGGAATAATGAATTTGACCGGTACCTTAGTGAAGAGGCAAAATTAGTTTCTACAAGTGGATATCAAGTGTTGGACCATTGGCGATGCAGAAAGGATCAATATCCAGGCTTATACCAAATAGTGACAATGCTCTGGGCCTTACCCACCATGGCAATCCCAATGCCAGAGCAATTGAAACATTGTAAGCGAAATGAGAGTTACATTATCAATATGTTTACTTTATATTTATCTCGAAAGCTAGATGTGTGTCAGAATGGTTGGCAATGTTCCACAGTAGTAAATTCAAATGATCACCTGCAATAA